Proteins from a genomic interval of Treponema brennaborense DSM 12168:
- a CDS encoding helix-turn-helix transcriptional regulator, translated as MGLNAKNEYDANSKLQLTTFKEYTDTRIRFCHFLVNMIAASKQMTDFMQKTEPTAYYQLKLQQEIQRLYNFSNYQQEIIGLTVANDNYGISSELNGDLETFLKLFFITPDDFSQIRTDMQKNNPSHSFIVKSVKNDQNQPMIIIINYDRTWYNTPFYLFFLYSEKQFFDTNISSKGDFSLYQNDTLIYTRFAKKVLKKTEIRSIASEIPSLRYDLKLPQFQVYSLKLLTVFMITVGIIFSIILIGHIYTRKLYEPIKQLLTLVEKSETDADEFSIIANAFTELSAELSSAETSVKNYTAMLKKNFLAELLTGYLPQPYVKDQLHRFKITDRKQAFHCILVKYEIPTTQSESLSANSFLIAKQNLYIRLSSHFNPAANKALHDFYLAEIQFDTLALLISTNDLSAVIADLTEILTLTEEKYKLACRAACGKSVSHISAAAQSYRDAAWQIDMQPYMDTFSSVTTHETLLSSKQSQAVFYSLGTEQALISAVLNRKENEWKTLLSDIIETNKTEHKNQLPQLAVLLGATVQRIISGLQPDDNGLQVLNESLQFFLPACASFEILQEKLVKILTTITENISMTKKTINPVIIRQFQDFIECNYNKDISLYDLAESARLSPAYVSTIFKSAMGRNFKEYLNHFRFERACRILKQYPLIKIKEVASKTGCNAEILARLFLKYAEMTPSEYQKVIHQQDL; from the coding sequence ATGGGCCTTAACGCAAAAAACGAATACGATGCCAACAGCAAACTGCAGTTGACCACATTCAAAGAATACACGGACACCCGTATCAGGTTCTGTCATTTCCTCGTCAATATGATTGCCGCGTCAAAACAAATGACCGATTTCATGCAGAAAACGGAACCGACAGCGTATTACCAGTTAAAACTGCAACAGGAAATACAGCGCCTTTACAATTTTTCAAATTATCAGCAAGAAATAATCGGGCTTACCGTTGCCAACGATAACTACGGTATTTCATCAGAATTAAACGGTGATTTGGAAACTTTTCTAAAATTATTTTTTATAACACCGGATGATTTTTCTCAAATACGAACAGATATGCAAAAAAATAATCCGTCTCATTCGTTTATCGTAAAATCAGTCAAAAACGATCAAAATCAGCCGATGATCATCATTATTAATTACGACCGCACGTGGTACAATACACCGTTTTACCTGTTTTTCTTATATAGTGAAAAGCAATTTTTCGATACGAATATCAGTTCAAAAGGAGATTTTTCATTATACCAAAACGACACGCTCATCTACACCCGTTTTGCAAAAAAAGTATTGAAGAAAACTGAAATCCGAAGTATTGCATCAGAGATCCCGTCGCTGCGTTATGACTTAAAACTGCCTCAATTTCAAGTATATTCACTAAAATTATTGACGGTTTTTATGATCACCGTCGGAATTATATTTTCCATCATACTTATCGGGCATATATACACCAGAAAATTGTACGAACCGATCAAACAGCTGCTCACATTAGTCGAAAAATCGGAAACTGATGCGGATGAGTTTTCCATTATAGCAAACGCATTCACGGAGCTTTCCGCAGAGTTGTCGTCAGCTGAAACATCCGTAAAGAATTATACGGCAATGCTGAAAAAGAACTTTTTGGCCGAACTTTTAACCGGATATCTGCCGCAGCCGTATGTAAAGGATCAGCTGCATCGATTCAAAATAACGGACCGAAAACAAGCATTTCACTGTATTCTGGTAAAGTATGAAATCCCGACGACACAGAGCGAATCGTTATCCGCCAATTCCTTTCTCATTGCAAAACAGAATCTGTACATCCGGCTGTCGTCCCATTTCAATCCTGCTGCAAATAAAGCACTCCACGACTTTTATTTAGCGGAAATTCAATTCGACACGCTTGCCTTGCTCATTTCAACAAACGATTTATCTGCCGTAATCGCAGATCTAACGGAGATTTTGACTTTAACTGAAGAAAAATACAAACTGGCGTGCAGAGCAGCCTGTGGAAAATCAGTTTCGCACATTTCGGCTGCAGCGCAATCATACCGTGACGCCGCATGGCAGATAGATATGCAGCCGTATATGGATACGTTTTCATCGGTTACAACGCATGAAACATTGCTTTCCAGTAAGCAAAGCCAAGCCGTTTTTTATTCTCTTGGAACCGAACAAGCGTTAATCAGCGCGGTACTGAATAGGAAAGAAAACGAGTGGAAAACGTTGCTTTCCGATATCATCGAAACAAATAAAACGGAACACAAAAATCAATTACCGCAGCTGGCGGTGCTGCTCGGCGCAACAGTTCAAAGAATTATCAGCGGTCTGCAGCCCGACGACAACGGATTGCAAGTACTAAACGAATCATTACAGTTTTTTCTTCCGGCATGTGCTTCGTTTGAAATCCTGCAAGAAAAATTAGTGAAAATTCTTACTACGATTACGGAAAATATCAGCATGACAAAAAAAACAATCAATCCGGTGATAATCCGGCAATTTCAGGATTTTATTGAATGCAACTACAATAAAGACATAAGTCTATATGATTTGGCCGAATCGGCCCGGCTGTCGCCGGCTTATGTGTCAACCATATTTAAATCGGCAATGGGTAGAAATTTTAAGGAATACTTGAATCACTTCCGATTTGAACGGGCATGTCGTATTTTAAAACAATACCCGCTGATAAAAATAAAGGAAGTTGCGTCTAAAACCGGATGCAACGCGGAAATTCTGGCGCGCTTATTTCTCAAATATGCAGAGATGACCCCTTCGGAATACCAAAAAGTAATACATCAACAGGATTTATAA
- a CDS encoding chromosome segregation SMC family protein, whose protein sequence is MFLKSLEVFGFKSFADRTRIEFSDGITALLGPNGCGKSNVVDAVKWVLGEQGAKNMRAEKMEDVIFNGTETRKPLNVAEVTLTIANENGLLPLDVSEIMIKRRLYRSGESEYYINNAQVKLKDVRELFWDTGVGKAAYSVMEQGKIDQILSSKPEDRRYLFEEAAGITRFKVKRAEAERKLERTEENMRQVEGIMGEVKRSYDTLKVQADKTISYRKFRDDIFNYELDIQLLRLKNFTQDRDRCAADAQKAANLRDGARAEIDAINASLSENMEEVNAMEGQLVSMQKEIYGLAVERNEKDKQAKQLSERKAEAKAKVSQLEGRFAALEERIGSLREDIDEQDAGLHAKRRRIDEITGNIDSFQDNITLAGTQITENDRQAAECEADIAALDAERAELRKELESITEDIVTELDSRLKDAGYSSKVCTAAREKVDALLGKLAVLSSGRKNIFTDFASLAHPAEADVKRFALNAVDAFTEAERLLAELGAAIGEYTASTPQFIDEFLSPEGIITRKRSIDRKIQDSLDSVNRIRDRIAELKSENAGLVGKIEEYRATLEQLRIQKAQMQTQIEAAEDQIRILRRELSLQENSLRELENELFTEKKRFDDIHEQLIEIEGEIASIEYKGRSLTEKLEELERNITSRNSDVSGKKEALSRKTADMAKFQSQLEKYTLDLATSETEIRNIKDNFRETHSRDLMEFEERMFTITVPAAELREKLAETRQQLKSLGSVNLMAPEEFAETKERHDFLAAQIADLQKAREDLQRITEEIRAESTELFLATYNKIKKNFHNMFRRLFGGGRAELRLVDPHNVLESGIDIFAQPPGKKLENIALLSGGEKTMTAVSLLFATYMVRPSPFCLLDEIDAALDEQNVLRFVHTLRDFANVSQYIVITHNKKTVSGAGTMLGVTMEESGVSKVITIRLENEAGAGVGSLADPEPFIEEDVEPETDVYIPPHPPKRIRPAAVSGEEGVHEET, encoded by the coding sequence GTGTTTCTAAAGAGTCTTGAAGTTTTCGGGTTTAAATCATTCGCAGACCGCACGCGCATTGAGTTTTCGGACGGTATCACTGCGCTTCTCGGCCCGAACGGCTGCGGAAAAAGCAACGTCGTGGACGCGGTGAAGTGGGTACTCGGCGAACAGGGCGCGAAGAACATGCGCGCCGAAAAAATGGAAGACGTCATTTTTAACGGAACCGAAACGCGCAAACCGCTGAACGTTGCGGAAGTGACGCTGACTATTGCGAACGAAAACGGTCTGCTGCCGCTCGACGTAAGCGAAATCATGATAAAACGGCGCTTGTACCGTTCGGGGGAAAGCGAGTATTACATCAACAACGCGCAGGTAAAACTGAAAGACGTGCGCGAACTGTTTTGGGATACCGGCGTCGGCAAGGCGGCGTATTCGGTTATGGAACAGGGAAAAATCGATCAGATCCTGTCGAGCAAACCCGAAGACCGTCGCTATCTGTTTGAAGAAGCCGCCGGCATCACCCGGTTTAAGGTAAAGCGGGCCGAAGCCGAACGTAAATTGGAACGAACCGAAGAAAACATGCGGCAGGTCGAAGGCATTATGGGCGAAGTCAAACGCTCCTACGACACGCTGAAAGTGCAGGCCGATAAAACGATTTCGTACCGCAAATTCCGCGACGATATTTTCAATTACGAGCTTGACATCCAATTACTGCGTCTTAAAAACTTTACGCAGGACCGCGACCGCTGTGCGGCGGACGCGCAAAAAGCGGCGAATCTGCGCGACGGCGCCCGTGCCGAAATAGACGCGATAAACGCGTCGCTTTCGGAAAATATGGAAGAAGTGAACGCGATGGAAGGCCAGCTCGTTTCCATGCAGAAAGAAATTTACGGATTGGCCGTCGAACGTAATGAAAAGGACAAACAGGCGAAGCAGTTAAGCGAACGGAAGGCCGAAGCGAAAGCGAAAGTGTCTCAGCTGGAAGGTCGTTTTGCGGCGCTTGAAGAGCGTATCGGTTCCCTGCGCGAAGACATAGACGAACAGGACGCGGGGCTGCACGCGAAGCGCCGCCGTATAGACGAAATTACCGGCAACATCGATTCGTTTCAGGACAACATCACGCTTGCCGGCACGCAAATTACCGAAAACGATCGGCAGGCGGCGGAATGCGAAGCGGACATCGCGGCACTCGACGCGGAACGCGCCGAACTGCGCAAGGAACTTGAATCCATAACGGAAGACATCGTTACCGAACTCGATTCCCGCTTGAAAGACGCCGGGTATTCGTCCAAAGTCTGTACCGCCGCGCGTGAAAAAGTGGACGCGCTTTTGGGCAAGCTGGCCGTTCTTTCGTCAGGACGAAAAAACATTTTCACCGACTTCGCGTCGCTGGCGCATCCGGCGGAAGCCGACGTCAAACGCTTCGCGCTTAACGCCGTCGATGCGTTTACTGAAGCCGAGCGGCTGCTTGCCGAGCTGGGGGCCGCTATCGGCGAATACACCGCGTCGACGCCGCAATTTATAGATGAATTCCTTTCTCCCGAAGGTATCATTACCCGAAAGCGGAGTATCGACCGGAAAATTCAGGATTCGCTCGACAGCGTGAACCGCATCCGCGACCGCATCGCCGAACTGAAAAGCGAAAACGCCGGTCTCGTCGGTAAAATAGAAGAATACCGCGCGACGTTGGAACAGCTGCGAATACAGAAAGCGCAGATGCAGACGCAGATAGAAGCCGCCGAAGACCAGATCCGCATTCTGCGCCGCGAACTTTCGCTGCAGGAAAATTCACTGCGCGAGCTTGAAAACGAATTGTTTACCGAAAAAAAGCGGTTCGACGACATTCACGAACAATTGATAGAAATCGAAGGCGAAATCGCTTCCATCGAATACAAGGGAAGATCGCTGACGGAAAAACTTGAAGAACTCGAGCGGAACATCACGTCGCGGAACAGCGACGTTTCCGGCAAAAAGGAAGCGCTGAGCCGAAAAACCGCCGACATGGCGAAGTTCCAGTCCCAGCTTGAAAAATATACGCTCGATCTTGCGACGTCGGAAACGGAGATCCGCAACATAAAAGACAATTTCCGTGAAACGCATTCGCGCGATCTGATGGAATTCGAGGAGCGGATGTTTACGATCACCGTGCCGGCCGCCGAATTGCGCGAAAAACTGGCGGAAACCCGTCAGCAGCTCAAATCTCTCGGCAGCGTCAACTTGATGGCTCCCGAAGAATTTGCCGAAACGAAGGAACGGCATGATTTTCTTGCCGCCCAGATCGCGGATCTGCAGAAAGCGCGTGAAGACCTGCAGCGTATTACCGAAGAAATCCGCGCCGAGTCGACGGAGCTGTTTTTGGCAACGTATAATAAAATCAAGAAAAATTTTCACAATATGTTCCGCAGATTGTTCGGCGGCGGTCGTGCGGAACTGCGGCTCGTGGATCCGCACAACGTGCTCGAATCGGGTATTGATATTTTTGCGCAGCCGCCCGGAAAGAAACTTGAAAACATCGCGCTGCTTTCCGGCGGTGAAAAGACGATGACGGCGGTTTCGCTGCTGTTCGCAACGTATATGGTGCGGCCGTCGCCGTTTTGTCTGCTCGACGAGATCGATGCGGCGCTCGACGAACAGAACGTTCTGCGTTTCGTGCACACGCTGCGCGATTTTGCGAACGTGAGCCAGTACATCGTCATCACCCATAACAAAAAAACCGTTTCCGGGGCGGGAACGATGCTCGGCGTTACGATGGAAGAATCCGGCGTCAGTAAAGTCATTACGATCCGGCTTGAAAACGAGGCCGGTGCGGGTGTCGGTTCGCTGGCCGATCCTGAACCGTTTATAGAAGAAGACGTGGAACCCGAAACCGACGTATATATTCCGCCGCATCCGCCCAAACGGATTCGCCCTGCAGCGGTTTCCGGTGAAGAAGGAGTGCATGAAGAAACTTGA